A genomic stretch from Deltaproteobacteria bacterium HGW-Deltaproteobacteria-2 includes:
- a CDS encoding glycosyltransferase family 2 protein, with protein sequence MLLNKTIAVVIPAYNEEKQIRQVLETMPDFVDRIIVVNDCSRDNTAATVLDYISTQQSVQSIIKKNLNDLRDSKYNRADHLLKEKQQTDMEYFIPSEIANGHPESDRIILINNLINGGVGAAIARGYKWCLDNNIDCTAVMAGDGQMDPAELEKICLPVLTEEIDYVKGNRLIHGGARLIMPKTRYFGNSILSILTKIASGYWHVSDTQTGYTAISLSALSAIKLHDIYKSYGMPNDMLVKLNIAFCTIKEVKIKPVYNIGENSKMKVMKVIPRISWLLFKSFLKRLWIKYLFRDFHPLFLLYHFAFILGVLTIPYALKITNITLSGGSVSSATMLAFFFLFTSSFQSLLFAMWMDIQDNERLYKT encoded by the coding sequence ATGTTATTAAATAAAACGATTGCCGTTGTTATCCCAGCGTATAATGAAGAGAAGCAAATCAGGCAGGTTTTGGAAACCATGCCTGATTTCGTTGACCGCATTATCGTTGTCAACGATTGTTCCAGGGATAATACAGCCGCCACTGTTTTGGATTATATAAGCACGCAACAATCAGTTCAATCAATCATAAAAAAAAACTTAAACGATCTGCGCGACAGCAAATATAACCGTGCTGACCATTTACTCAAAGAAAAACAACAAACGGATATGGAATATTTCATCCCCTCGGAAATTGCCAATGGCCATCCTGAATCCGACCGTATCATTCTAATCAACAATTTAATAAACGGCGGCGTAGGGGCGGCTATCGCCCGTGGCTATAAATGGTGTTTGGATAACAATATCGACTGTACTGCGGTCATGGCCGGCGACGGTCAGATGGACCCGGCGGAGTTGGAAAAAATCTGTCTGCCTGTGCTTACTGAAGAAATTGATTATGTCAAAGGCAATCGTCTCATTCATGGCGGAGCTCGCCTCATCATGCCTAAAACCCGTTATTTCGGTAATTCTATTTTATCGATACTAACCAAAATTGCCTCCGGTTACTGGCATGTTTCCGATACTCAGACAGGCTATACCGCTATTTCTCTTTCCGCTTTAAGCGCGATCAAGCTTCATGACATTTACAAAAGCTACGGAATGCCCAATGACATGCTGGTAAAATTGAACATTGCTTTCTGCACTATAAAAGAAGTTAAAATAAAACCTGTTTACAATATTGGAGAAAATTCGAAAATGAAAGTAATGAAGGTCATCCCACGTATTTCCTGGCTGCTTTTTAAATCTTTTTTAAAGCGATTATGGATCAAATACTTGTTTCGTGATTTTCATCCGCTTTTTCTACTTTATCATTTCGCCTTTATTTTAGGCGTTCTTACGATTCCCTACGCTCTGAAAATTACAAACATTACTCTTTCCGGAGGCTCAGTTTCATCGGCAACCATGCTGGCCTTCTTCTTCCTGTTTACCAGCAGCTTCCAGTCTCTTTTATTCGCAATGTGGATGGATATACAGGATAATGAAAGGCTTTACAAAACATGA